The sequence ATTAACAGACATTAATTACTTATATGTTTACCAGAGTTGATAGAAGCAATGCAGCTGCCTGAGAACAAGTTTCTCTAAAAGAAGACTTGTCCACCTCACCACCTTTCTCAGCACTGAAAACAAACTTTTGAATAAGCCGTACAAATTTATTCAGTAATATCGAACCAAATGATTCCTTTTTAGGTTGTGGTGCTTGAGGAAATGCTCCAGATATCAATCTTGAAAGACCACTAGGGCTAGAAGATGGTGCAGCTTCAAAGTCATCATCCGCTTTCTCCATATTCTCATACAATCTTGTCATACCAGCAATTTCTCCAGAGTGGTTACATTTGACGGTTGCACTAACGATAGCTGTGCTAAGAACTTCCAGATTAAACGCTTCCGTTAAGTTAAGATTTCCCCCTGATGAAGCAGCTGCTGCAGCCATCACTGCAGGAATATTTGCAGTTTTGGTCCCTGTCCAGCAATCACTTTTGCCAGTACCGATCCGTATCTCAGATAAAAGAGAAACGACATCCGTTGTAGGCTGTGCCCTTTGCCACACGTTTGCTTTACAAAGTTGTTCCTGAAACAGTATAATATAAGTCAAGCTGAAATAGTTTGTACCTTCAAAAAGATGTGTGATTTATAAGTGATTGCGTGAAATTGTGATAATCATGATCAGATTATCAACTCTATAAAATGGTTTGTAGGATATGGTATTTGAAGATGTTTTAGCTTTTAGAAATGAAATAAACAGATGATCAATTGTTTCAgtgtttgacaaattttaaaaaccaaaaaggacaTTTTttgaaaataattaaaagaaatattgtcttgtactcttgtcaaatGGTAAGTGAAGTCTTAAAGGGTTTAGGTAAGATAACCAGAAACAGACTCTGTTAGTCCACATATTAAGAAAATGATACTTGCAAATTGAAGTCACAACAAGCAGATAACCAGTTTCAAAACACAGAACCAAGAATCCACCCAATTCAAATGTTCCCTTTTCTATTTCAGTTCTTTTAACAAATGAAATCATTCGCGTATGAAAAAACAAAAGCAAAATGTCTGGCCTATATTGCCTGAACATGGGACACATACCTGGAGAAGTCCTTGGCTGGTGCAAGGAGCATGTGACAGAGAAATAATAATCCATTCACGTACAATTTTTTGGTACAAAGATCGAACGGAAGCTATCCAAGCAGGATCACTAACAATACCAGAAGGTGGGTCATTATGTACAGAAAATAGAAGAAAATCCTGACAAGATGAATTCCACAATATCTGCAACATATGATCACATACTTAAATGATTGTACAAAATAAGAACAAAGAGAAGAGCAAACATTGATTTAAGGAGTATTAATTTTGCAAAGTAAGCAATGTACCTGCGGAAATCTATCTCTCAGTTGAGATAAGAGTTTAACTGACACTTCTCGAATGTGTTCGTCTCTTTGAGACAAACTCTTGATGAAAAAACATGCGTGGACAGCAAGAGTTGACTCTCGAACATCCGTGGCATGCCCCGTCTCAAATATTTGATCCTCCTGTAACCATGTATGTTAGGTTGCAAGTTCTATAGTTGAGTTTTTGTGACATCAATTAAAGGATGGAACTCCATCAATTAATTAAACAATTTACCAGCCATGATAATGATGTGTCAAAAGCACAGTGGACAGTGGCCGTTAAGCACTGAAAAACAGCAGGCACAAGATTTGGACTTTTGAGATACTCAAAAGCGCAACTAAATGCACTTCTAGATGCCTTAGAATTAGAACTACAGTTCAAAAGTCCACCGTTGCTTCTGAACCGTATTATTTCCAAAATTGCAACTGCAAGAAGATAAGTTGCCTTCACTCCTGAAAATTTCAACCAAGAATATTACTGTAAAAACTAATTGCAAACACAAGTGAACCAATAATCTTCCTAAAAAAATAGATAATTATATCGAATTGATTTCAGTTATTTTATACCTGAAATGGTGCTCATTGCGCCAACCTCAACACGGCCTCCTAAAGCAGCAGAAAGTGCTGCTCTTTGACTTGCAGCAGCTTTTTCATTTCCGCTGCCTCTGCGACTTCCAGGTTTATGAAGTGCATTAAGTTCTAACTCGTCTTCAAGCCATTTTACAGAGCTAACAACCTGACAAAACAATAGATCCACAGTCAAATAAACAAACAGTAATTTTGATTGTTGTTATCTCACATACGTGAATGTACAATGTATTGCAAAAACAAGCACAATGAATCATTTAAGCAAACTGAAGTTTCCAGAAAACTATCATCATGTCAGAAGCCAGAACAATACATTAAATATTTGGACTTTAAAGTCAAATCAACTCACCAGGGGTGGGGTCCCTTGAGAAATACGTTGAACAGCAGAAGACCACTGAGGATTCCACATGTAGGGCCCATTTACAGCTTGTAAAGAAACTGCGGTTGAGCTCCCTGCACTGACTGATGTTGTAGGATTTGACTTTGAAGAATTTAACACGGGAGGTGCTAAACCAAACAGTGCAATATAGAACCATAGATTACGAAATAGCTTCATAAGTGAAGGTTCAACATCCATCGTCGGATCAAAATCAGAACATATTTCAGCCACAGCAGGAAGTAAAGGCCCCATAAAATCAGCACCACAGCTGcaatttatacaaaaaaaaaatatacgttAGTTTTATATAACTTCATGCCAACATATTAACATGAAACGGATTTAAATAACTCATACCTTCCGCTTTTGGACTCAGCAGCCAAGCCCACATCTGAACATAACGATAACAGGCGATGACGGTAGTCGGCTCGTAGTTTATTGTCTGTAATGCCTCTAGCTATCAATTGAAATCCTGCAGGAAGAGTCTAGAATTTAATTGAACTAGTGAGCATCTATCTAAGATGATATTATGTTTCAAAATATAAACGTTATTGTTCTTTGACAGTTTAATTCTGATAGTACATGCTATGTTTTCTGCCTAGATTAACTAACTACAATAAATATAAATCAAATAAACAAAAACATTTCCAACATACATACCTCAAGACGTTCTGTATTGGCTTCTTCTGGCAATGTATTACTTTCTGCAGATCCAATGGAGGACAGTTTGCTCATGTAACTCCTCATCATTAACACCACAACTTCACGATACGACTTCTCAAACCCTAAACTTGCCATACGAGAAACCGCATCAAGAATCTGCAGTGACTCAACAAACAAAATTTTTACTCACCACCTaaaaagtgatttatttatttatttatttatcaattACTGTTCATACCCGGAGGCGCAACAAGCTAGGTGTTGAAGCATCACCCTCCTCTAAATATTCAATGAATAAGGGCAATATTGTGTCAACCACTTCAGACTTGTTAACTTGTACATTTAGCTCTGCAAGTAATCGGATAACGTTGAGCTGTACAACAGGCACAGCCTTCTTCTCTTTAGCATCCTGAAATGGTATATACAAAAAGTAATTATATAATAGTTTCAAGGTATCTCACATTGTTATATAAATGCAAGATCATCATAAGTTAAAAGAGTAAAACAAACCTTTTCCTCATAATCATTGTGTTCGCGAATACTTGTAGCCAATCCCATGATAAATGTATCAACCGGGGTACGGTCTTTGTTCCAACCATACTCAATTATCTCACAACTTGTCTTCAAAACACTATCTAACATAGCTCCCTGGCTACATTCCCAAGTCTCGGTCTATTCAAAGAATCATAACGCATATAAATAATCAAACTAAAGTAACACAAACCAGCATGCATTTAatcaataactaaataatataaaccTGAGCACATGTAATTAGCACAAGCTGCTTAAACCGGATAAGTAGAACCCTTAGTAGATGACCTCCACGTGTAAAAGCAATTTTGGAGATTCCATCAAGCAATGTGTCGAAAAGATCTTCACATGTTCTCATCCTACGCCACACTGAGTAAAGACAAGCTTCGGCTGCTTCTACCAGCAACGCAAGAGCCCCATGCAACAGCTTCTTCGATAACTTCCCATCTGAATCAGATATGACATGGCTTCTATATTTTAATTTAGCAGCAGCCTTATAAACAGAAAGCTTTAAATTAATTCTAGCTTTCAGTGAAGAACCCTGCTCTGTCCAGTCATGCTTCCTTATCTGCCATCAAAACACCAATTTACATAATCTGTTTTCACTAGTAGTTGTTATAAAGCAAGGATAGTTTCTACATTAAGTTGTTATACCTTCAGAAATGAAATCATCAACCGCATTTGCTCCTTAGCGATAAGGCGTATCTGTTCCAGAAGATTAGAATCAATCTGAACTTTATCAAGAACGCGTTCTATCAACTTCAATGCGATCTCCTGTTTCTCCAAACACTCAATAGACTCGTCTTTAAAATACGAAACACCTTTACTATCTACATTAGCTGGAGTACTCACTCCATCCATATTATTAGCACCACTCGAACCACTTACATCAACACTCGAAAAAGGAACATCAAGTAGCCTAGTAACTAGTTTATTCGCATCTAATGGAACAATCTGCGGAAAACTTTCGGACAACGCGTATAAAAAAGCCTTAGATATACCTAAATCACTACTagctccattattattattattgttattaaaactaaAATCATCCAGTGCAGCAAACACAATACCTCCCATAAAACCAGCAACATCAGTATTGAAATCCTGATAATGATCGGCCGCTTTTACGACGTACGATAAGAAATCATTGTAAAATAAAGTTATTGAAGCGGTTGTAAATGATGTAGGCCAGAATGATTGGGTAAATGACGACGGAATTGAACGAATGAATGCTAAAACGGTCATTCTAGGGTTTGTATCGTCGTAATTATGACACAGTGAGATGAATCTGGCGGTTGCGAGAACGGCGTTGAGTTGAGAACGTGAAATGCAAGGGCAACCGGAAAGGAGTGATTCCGATGACGGACATCGTTTGCAAAGCCATGCGATTTTGCAGGAATATTGATTTGGATTTTTTATGATTAAATCGATACACTCTGTTAATGCTTCCATTGTTAATTATTTGAATCGAATAGTAAAGTTGATTAACATCGCATCGTGTCTTGAAGATATGTGGATTGATCAGGCATAGTTTATGAAACTTTTGTTAAAATGCAATTGTTCAAACGACAAACATGATTCCTCCATTTCGTCCATTTTTAACGGTTTGTTTTCTCCGTTTTTGTAGGTGTTAAATAAATAAGTACCGCCAATATCCTTCAGATTAGCTTCTcacaaaaatatgaatgttttccgGTGAAGATTACCACTTGTTGAGGTACCCGGTGAGGGACGAGAATCAATTGAAATTAATGGCTAAATTATTTAAAAAATTCAcgatttaattttaaaaaaaaatacatgtTCAATAgtcatttcaaaaaaaaaaaaaatatataaatcatatataatttaaattaatataattgTGAATGTGGTGTAGTGGATTGACGCAGTCTTATCACACGGGAGATGCGGGTTCGAATATTTGCACAcactgttggaagcttcgacgagcccaacacacccactatagaggacctagactatactagactcactacaccaacactttgacgttggttagcctttaattttataaatccttagtgcacaatgtacttaggcgacagtgtcgaccatatatctttaggcggtataaccgaccatgtattacttaggcggcagagccgaccatataataagaacaacaaaagtgcactaagaacttaaacacaaactaaggcttgatcgagaaacttaacaaaaacacttatattaaattacaattacaatattacttacaagctttctcttctctactttcgctaactcacacttttcttctcttcttcacaactcacttcttatttcactctcacaacttcacacaccacaaatgaaatctcctcccatatttatactactccatggaacattctagaacctagatatttccatggatatataaatatctagatatttctacaacctacaaatatctagatttttcttttacatttcaatttctagatttttctctcatattctaatatctagatattttcttatatatattaatatctagatattttacccatatacatttactaattccatattattctaaatttgcattgtattttaacactccccctcaatgcaaattttcttccaacgatgtcttgcagaccatt comes from Rutidosis leptorrhynchoides isolate AG116_Rl617_1_P2 chromosome 4, CSIRO_AGI_Rlap_v1, whole genome shotgun sequence and encodes:
- the LOC139842800 gene encoding phosphatidylinositol 4-kinase alpha 1-like, whose amino-acid sequence is MEALTECIDLIIKNPNQYSCKIAWLCKRCPSSESLLSGCPCISRSQLNAVLATARFISLCHNYDDTNPRMTVLAFIRSIPSSFTQSFWPTSFTTASITLFYNDFLSYVVKAADHYQDFNTDVAGFMGGIVFAALDDFSFNNNNNNNGASSDLGISKAFLYALSESFPQIVPLDANKLVTRLLDVPFSSVDVSGSSGANNMDGVSTPANVDSKGVSYFKDESIECLEKQEIALKLIERVLDKVQIDSNLLEQIRLIAKEQMRLMISFLKIRKHDWTEQGSSLKARINLKLSVYKAAAKLKYRSHVISDSDGKLSKKLLHGALALLVEAAEACLYSVWRRMRTCEDLFDTLLDGISKIAFTRGGHLLRVLLIRFKQLTETWECSQGAMLDSVLKTSCEIIEYGWNKDRTPVDTFIMGLATSIREHNDYEEKDAKEKKAVPVVQLNVIRLLAELNVQVNKSEVVDTILPLFIEYLEEGDASTPSLLRLRILDAVSRMASLGFEKSYREVVVLMMRSYMSKLSSIGSAESNTLPEEANTERLETLPAGFQLIARGITDNKLRADYRHRLLSLCSDVGLAAESKSGSCGADFMGPLLPAVAEICSDFDPTMDVEPSLMKLFRNLWFYIALFGLAPPVLNSSKSNPTTSVSAGSSTAVSLQAVNGPYMWNPQWSSAVQRISQGTPPLVVSSVKWLEDELELNALHKPGSRRGSGNEKAAASQRAALSAALGGRVEVGAMSTISGVKATYLLAVAILEIIRFRSNGGLLNCSSNSKASRSAFSCAFEYLKSPNLVPAVFQCLTATVHCAFDTSLSWLEDQIFETGHATDVRESTLAVHACFFIKSLSQRDEHIREVSVKLLSQLRDRFPQILWNSSCQDFLLFSVHNDPPSGIVSDPAWIASVRSLYQKIVREWIIISLSHAPCTSQGLLQEQLCKANVWQRAQPTTDVVSLLSEIRIGTGKSDCWTGTKTANIPAVMAAAAASSGGNLNLTEAFNLEVLSTAIVSATVKCNHSGEIAGMTRLYENMEKADDDFEAAPSSSPSGLSRLISGAFPQAPQPKKESFGSILLNKFVRLIQKFVFSAEKGGEVDKSSFRETCSQAAALLLSTLDSDSKTNVESFSQLLRLLCWCPAYISTIDAMETGIFIWTWLVSAAPQLGPVVLAELVDAWLWTIDTKRGLFASDTRYSGPAAKLRPHLSPGEPESPPEKDPVQQIQAHKLWIGFFIDRFEVVQHDSMVQLLLLGRMLQMTTKLPWKFSHHPAAAGTFFTVMLLGLKYCSCQYRGSLQKIRMGIQLLEDGIYRAALGWFAHEPEWYESVQGNFAHSEAQSVSTFVQFLQNQQTDSRGPGENGSSLVNMNDKCHPVWGPMENYAAGREKRKQLLLMLCQHEADRLEVWAQPVNSKESAYSKLRFSADKWVEYARTAFAVDPRIAFSLGARFPTNSFLKAEITQLVQSHILEIRNIPEALPYFVTPSAVDENSPLLQQLPYWAACSITQALEFFTPAYKGHPRVMAYILRVLESYPPSKVTFFMPQLIQALRYDDELLVEAYLLRAAQRSDVFAHILIWQLQGETCAPEGGKEAITAKTEEFLALLPVVREHIIDGFGPEARDVFRREFDFFEKVTSISGVLYPLPKEERRAGIKRELEKIQLDGEDLYLPTAPNKLVKGIQVNSGIPLQSAAKVPIMITFDVADKDGDPNDIKPQACIFKVGDDCRQDVLALQVISLLRDIFGAIGLNLYLYPYGVLPTDPERGIIEVVPNSRSRSQMGETTDGGLYEIFQQDFGPVGSPTFEAARENFIVSSAGYAVASLLLQPKDRHNGNLLFDNEGRLVHIDFGFILETSPGGNMRFESAHFKLSHEMTQLLDPSGAMKSDTWHLFESLCVKGYLSARRHMNGIINTVLMMVESGLPCFSRGDPIGNLRKRFRPEMSEREAANHMIHICADAYNKWTTAGYDLIQYLQQGIEK